A genomic window from Pecten maximus chromosome 2, xPecMax1.1, whole genome shotgun sequence includes:
- the LOC117316599 gene encoding Golgi-associated plant pathogenesis-related protein 1-like: MGCSSSQTESGVRTERTSGNTGNSSENNNKQNEEVKKESSVSEEDRKQQKFRDEVLASHNKYRAKHGAEPLAQAKDLDDIAQKWAEHLVKNNIFEHSDTKHGENLWGGGANATGKEVTEAHYSEIKHYNFATGGFSMETGHFTQVVWKGSKELGTGYARNNTGMSVVCCNYRPAGNVQGYFGTNVSPP, from the exons ATGGGTTGTAGTTCGTCCCAGACAGAATCCGGAGTCCGGACAGAACGGACTTCAGGGAACACTGGAAActcttctgaaaataacaacaaacagaATGAAGAGGTGAAAAAAGAAAGTAGTGTTTCCGAGGAAGACAGAAAACAACAGAAATTTCGAGATGAAGTATTAGCATCCCACAACAAGTACCGGGCCAAACACGGAGCTGAACCCTTAGCCCAGGCCAAAGACCTGGACGATATCGCCCAAAAGTGGGCGGAACATCTCGTCAAAAACAACATATTCGAACACAGCGATACAAAACACGGGGAAAACCTGTGGGGAGGAGGGGCGAACGCTACAG GTAAAGAGGTGACAGAGGCTCATTATAGTGAAATCAAACATTACAACTTCGCAACAGGTGGATTCAGCATGGAAACAG GTCACTTTACACAGGTGGTATGGAAGGGCAGTAAGGAGCTTGGTACCGGATACGCACGTAACAATACCGGTATGTCTGTCGTCTGCTGTAACTATCGCCCGGCCGGAAATGTACAAGGCTACTTCGGAACAAATGTTTCGCCACCGTAG